In Hippoglossus hippoglossus isolate fHipHip1 chromosome 24, fHipHip1.pri, whole genome shotgun sequence, a single genomic region encodes these proteins:
- the LOC117758046 gene encoding hydroperoxide isomerase ALOXE3-like, with protein MAEYKLQVSTGDMPSAGTWDHVSVTLIGSDGESEKTDLDNFGKDFCTGKTGTYTVKTSSSLGKLLLVKVEKDPFLFFPEDEWYCSTIEVTTPEGDAILFSCHRWISRGEYVELRGGRAMKFLDEDHHLLIEHRKKELTLKKSLYQWKPLAEGLLHTSSFEQESELPAEIRFSEAKTDEIHDTNKQLGLKFKFKGMVGSTEKWENVDDLKRLFNFEKTTMSEYVAEHWKEDDFYGSQFLNGINPTLIKRCSELPPNFPVTEEMVKPFLAEGSSLMSEIGKGNIFLYDQKKLDGIPTYLYNGESLTVTSGLCLFYLNPEKKLMPIAIQLHQQPSEKNPIFLPSDLETDWLLAKIYIKNTDMLDHEAVHHLMNTHFMGEVYTVATLRCFPVIHPLYKLLIPHFKSTLDINLRARTRLIGPDGIFKISTVGIEGMIEIMRRSLREMTYSSVCLPENIAARGLESIPNYYYRDDGLKLWSIINSFVRAAVEYYYPSDIDVCEDTELQGWIREIFTQGLLSNKASGFPSSFHSIEELIRFITMVIFTVSVQHAAVNSGQFDFYYWTLNAALLLHKPPPTTKGQSSMETIMETLPNVGETVAISVLINQLSGDYSSVIPLGQYPEKRFDEPELTHVIQEFQAELSYLGEEIAKRNSQLEVPYDYLHPSRIENSVSI; from the exons ATGGCTGAGTACAAGCTACAGGTGTCAACAGGTGACATGCCAAGTGCAGGAACATGGGATCACGTTTCTGTCACTCTAATTGGAAGTGacggagagagtgagaaaacTGATCTGGACAACTTTGGCAAAGACTTCTGCACCGGGAAA ACCGGGACCTACACGGTGAAAACCAGTTCATCTCTGGGGAAACTTCTGCTGGTCAAGGTGGAGAAGGatccctttctctttttcccaGAAGACGAGTGGTACTGCTCCACCATAGAGGTGACGACTCCAGAGGGAGACGCAATTCTCTTCTCCTGTCACAGATGGATCTCCAGGGGAGAGTATGTGgagctgagaggagggagag CCATGAAGTTTTTGGATGAGGACCATCACCTGTTGATTGAGCACCGGAAAAAAGAGCTGACACTTAAAAAGAGCTTGTACCA gtgGAAGCCTCTAGCTGAAGGACTACTCCACACAAGCAGTTTTGAACAAGAGTCTGAGCTACCAGCTGAAATCCGCTTCTCTGAGGCCAAAACGGACGAAATccatgacacaaacaaacaact TGGattgaaattcaaatttaaGGGAATGGTCGGATCCACCGAAAAATGGGAAAATGTTGACGACCTGAAAAGACTCTTTAACTTCGAAAAGACAACAATGTCAg AGTACGTTGCAGAGCACTGGAAGGAGGATGACTTTTACGGATCCCAGTTTCTGAACGGAATCAACCCCACTTTGATCAAGCGCTGCTCAGAGCTTCCCCCAAACTTTCCTGTCACAGAGGAGATGGTGAAGCCGTTCCTGGCTGAGGGCAGCAGTCTGATGAGTGAAATTGGG AAAGGCAATATATTCCTCTATGACCAAAAGAAGCTGGATGGAATCCCCACTTATCTCTACAATGGAGAATCTCTGACTGTGACTTCTGGTCTCTGTTTGTTCTACTTGaatccagaaaaaaaactgatgccAATTGCAATACAG CTGCATCAACAGCCCTCAGAGAAGAATCCCATCTTTCTGCCCAGCGACCTGGAGACCGACTGGCTGCTGGCCAAGATCTATatcaaaaacacagatatgCTGGATCATGAAGCCGTCCATCACCTCATGAATACTCACTTCATGGGAGAGGTCTACACTGTCGCCACTCTGCGCTGCTTCCCTGTGATTCATCCCCTCTACAAG cTGTTGATTCCACACTTCAAGTCCACTCTCGACATAAACCTTAGAGCCCGTACACGTCTAATAGGACCTGATGGGATCTTTAAAATA AGTACAGTTGGAATTGAGGGGATGATAGAGATCATGAGAAGGTCCCTCCGTGAAATGACCTACAGCTCCGTCTGTCTGCCAGAGAACATCGCTGCACGAGGACTGGAGTCAATCCCCAACTACTACTACAGAGATGATGGATTGAAGCTGTGGTCCATCATCAACAG CTTTGTGAGGGCAGCAGTGGAGTACTACTATCCCTCAGACATTGACGTATGTgaagacacagagctgcagggttGGATCCGTGAGATATTTACCCAGGGCCTCTTGAGCAACAAAGCCTCAG GATTCCCATCCTCCTTTCATTCCATTGAGGAATTGATAAGATTCATCACCATGGTCATCTTCACAGTGTCGGTTCAACACGCAGCAGTCAATAGTGGACAG TTTGACTTCTACTACTGGACACTGAATGCCGCATTGCTATTGCACAAACCTCCTCCGACCACCAAGGGGCAGTCAAGCATGGAGACAATTATGGAGACCCTCCCGAATGTTGGAGAGACTGTCGCCATATCAGTGTTAATAAATCAACTTTCAGGCGACTACAGTAGTGTt ATTCCTTTGGGTCAATATCCTGAGAAAAGATTTGACGAGCCTGAGCTTACACATGTGATTCAGGAGTTTCAAGCGGAGTTGTCATACCTCGGTGAAGAAATCGCAAAGAGAAACTCGCAGCTTGAAGTGCCCTATGACTATCTGCACCCTTCTCGCATTGAGAACAGCGTGTCTATTTGA
- the LOC117758228 gene encoding F-box only protein 30-like, which yields MEKDHIHCISCVNQRCMVRPDPGISCDLISCPQMCGAVFHSCKAGEHHLLCPLLRVPCLNSGYGCPAMLVRNQMYGHLEVCPAGVVCCTMEWNRWPISCLDYTSYESLSRGVEEVEQLDMALALQDQRTLLESLKVISMAPTAEGQPHVPVGKETKVKNSPAPAPGSAKEKIASGINGLNEEHFGKLYEATVETARSLAAALDFVSSAGSVDGSSVCVNRGAAGQESRSSSSTDLQNGLEDKAEADGVMKSEMEEKSVCSSCLSGNGAPKTKGPQSGATGACLDAASSAEVQGDMNAGVSQEAGTPQMSSPQHVSPGVAQRAGHVVLEDRGLVLLESHGSERRFHNYQYFRGQSQYPLPNGRIGFHPDRSPYRLRPKMEDKAVDTSDLEQDDDPMGLGEIDLITAALLFCLEESRECRRISDTVYVDGYCVNFGTQTFTFPAAILVTNTRVGDMASASACDHAAPQLAYPSPFRTLRLGLVLEALEVEAVPHNRYLPSNPRYQHMFPFVCGQSFRRDQFSSHFTNVHGDIHAGLNGWMEHRCPLAYYGCTFSQRRFYPSTQGAKVVHDRHLRSFGVQPCPRAKLPNDSQSDQFSGLPNEILWHIAGFLDSFSLCQLSLVSRTMREVCASLLQTRGIVELQWERGQGPGAHGTVSWQIKNRVWRFSTAFSPVSSWGFTDLPSMSDHLKKCHYNTVEHKTEPIPLPAMCTARDGPSLRRVLRPVYT from the exons ATGGAGAAGGATCATATTCACTGCATCTCCTGTGTCAACCAGAGATGCATGGTCAGAcctgatccaggaatttcttgTGATCTCATCTCCTGTCCTCAAATGTGTGGGGCAGTATTTCACTCCTGCAAAGCTGGCGAGCACCATCTTCTTTGCCCACTACTGAGGGTCCCCTGTCTAAACAGTGGCTATGGCTGCCCCGCCATGCTGGTTCGCAACCAAATGTATGGACACCTCGAGGTGTGTCCGGCCGGCGTGGTGTGCTGTACTATGGAGTGGAACAGATGGCCCATTAGCTGCCTGGACTATACCTCCTATGAGAGCCTCAGTCGcggggtggaggaggtggagcagctggataTGGCACTCGCTCTTCAGGATCAGCGTACACTCCTCGAGTCCCTCAAGGTGATTTCCATGGCACCTACTGCAGAGGGACAGCCACATGTTCCAGTTGGTAAGGAGACCAAGGTAAAGAACTCGCCAGCGCCTGCCCCAGGTTCGGCAAAGGAGAAGATTGCCAGTGGAATTAATGGCTTGAACGAGGAGCACTTCGGTAAACTGTATGAGGCCACAGTTGAGACTGCAAGAAGTTTAGCTGCTGCTTTAGACTTTGTCAGCAGTGCTGGTTCTGTTGAtggcagctcagtgtgtgtaaacagaggagctgctgggCAGGAGAGTAGAtcgagcagcagcacagacctTCAGAATGGACTGGAAGACAAAGCAGAGGCTGACGGTGTGATGAAAAgtgagatggaggagaaaagtgTTTGTTCTAGCTGTTTAAGTGGAAACGGTGCTCCTAAAACAAAGGGACCTCAGTCAGGAGCAACAGGGGCCTGTTTAGATGCAGCCTCTTCTGCTGAGGTGCAAGGTGACATGAACGCTGGTGTTTCTCAGGAGGCAGGGACGCCTCAAATGTCATCTCCACAGCATGTCAGCCCAGGTGTGGCACAGAGGGCTGGTCACGTGGTCCTGGAAGACAGGGGGCTAGTCCTATTAGAAAGCCATGGGTCTGAGCGGAGGTTCCACAACTACCAGTATTTTAGAGGTCAGAGCCAATACCCGTTACCAAATGGACGGATAGGTTTCCACCCAGACAGGTCACCATATAGATTGCGACCCAAAATGGAGGACAAGGCAGTGGACACCTCCGATCTGGAGCAGGATGACGACCCAATGGGTCTAGGAGAGATTGATTTGATCACAGCAGCACTGCTCTTCTGCTTAGAAGAGTCTAGGGAGTGTAGGAGGATCTCTGACACAGTCTATGTTGATGGCTACTGCGTCAACTTTGGCACACAGACGTTCACTTTCCCCGCAGCGATCTTGGTAACAAACACAAGAGTGGGTGACATGGCCTCTGCATCGGCCTGTGATCATGCTGCCCCCCAGCTCGCCTACCCAAGCCCTTTCCGCACCCTCCGCCTCGGCCTTGTCCTGGAAGCTCTGGAGGTGGAGGCGGTCCCACATAACCGTTACCTCCCTTCAAACCCCCGCTACCAACACATGTTCCCCTTCGTCTGTGGCCAGTCATTCCGCCGGGACCAGTTTTCTTCCCATTTCACCAACGTCCACGGTGACATCCACGCTGGTCTCAATGGTTGGATGGAGCACCGCTGTCCACTAGCATATTATGGCTGCACATTTTCCCAACGGAGGTTTTACCCATCCACCCAGGGGGCCAAGGTGGTTCACGACAGACACCTGAGGTCCTTCGGGGTTCAGCCTTGCCCGAGGGCCAAACTTCCAAATGACTCCCAGTCTGACCAATTTAGCGGGCTTCCCAATGAGATACTGTGGCACATAGCTGGGTTCCTGGACAGTTTCAGCCTGTGTCAGCTGTCACTGGTTTCCCGGACTATGAGGGAGGTGTGTGCCAGTCTCCTACAGACCAGGGGTATAGTGGAGCTGCAGTGGGAGCGGGGACAAGGACCTGGTGCTCATGGCACTGTGTCATGGCAGATAAAAAATAGA GTGTGGAGATTCAGCACTGCCTTCAGCCCCGTGTCGTCCTGGGGTTTCACCGATCTCCCCAGCATGTCGGACCACCTGAAGAAGTGCCACTACAACACGGTGGAGCACAAGACGGAGCCCATACCCCTTCCTGCCATGTGCACTGCACGCGACGGACCATCGCTGCGTCGTGTCCTGCGTCCCGTTTACACCTGA